DNA sequence from the Antarctobacter heliothermus genome:
AACATGTCGTCCGGACGCAGACGCGCCAACAGCCCCGCCAGTTGCGCGTCGAACCATTCCAGATGCCGCGCATAGCCCGACACGTTGCGGCGGTGGCCATACAGGCTGTCGAACTCGACGAAATTGGCAAAGGTCAGGCTGCCGTCCTCGGCCTCGTCGATCAGGTCCGACAGGTGGCCCATCAGGTTGGCGTCATCGCCTTTGCGCACCTCGTCGATGCCGGTCATGGTAAAGATGTCGCCGATCTTGCCCACTGCATAGACCCGGCGGCCTGCGTCCTGCACCCAGTTGGTCAGCACCGGGTCGGGCGGCGTAATGGCATAGTCATGTCGGTTGCCGGTGCGGGTGAAGTTGCCCGGCTCGCCCACAAAGGGACGCGCAATCACCCGTCCCACCTTCATCTTGTGCAGGGTGGGGGCCAGCCCCTCACACAGATCCAGCAACCGTTGCAGGCTAAAATGTTCCTCATGCGCGGCGATCTGGAACACGCTGTCGGCAGAGGTGTAGCAGATCGGAAATCCGGTGCGGATGTGATCTGCGCCGAATTCTTCCAGCATCACAGTGCCAGAGCCGTGGCAATTGGCCAGCACGCCGCCGACACCGGCAATCCGGCAGACCTCATCTGTCAAATCCTTGGGAAAGGCCGGCGTGGTGTCGGGGAAATAATGCCAGTCCCACGGCACCGGCAGACCGGCCAGTTCCCAATGCCCCGACGGCGTGTCCTTGCCCTTGGACACCTCTGTGGCCGCG
Encoded proteins:
- a CDS encoding phosphopentomutase, encoding MRAFLVVMDSVGIGGAPDADAFFNDGVPDTGADTLGHILDACAKGAAEKGRSGPLHLPTLSALGLCHAADLASGGARADDTVPMGRWGAATEVSKGKDTPSGHWELAGLPVPWDWHYFPDTTPAFPKDLTDEVCRIAGVGGVLANCHGSGTVMLEEFGADHIRTGFPICYTSADSVFQIAAHEEHFSLQRLLDLCEGLAPTLHKMKVGRVIARPFVGEPGNFTRTGNRHDYAITPPDPVLTNWVQDAGRRVYAVGKIGDIFTMTGIDEVRKGDDANLMGHLSDLIDEAEDGSLTFANFVEFDSLYGHRRNVSGYARHLEWFDAQLAGLLARLRPDDMLLITADHGNDPTWIGTDHTRERVPVVVAGCGEGTVGQIGFADVAATIAAHLGVQSHGPGRSFL